One genomic region from Croceicoccus sp. YJ47 encodes:
- a CDS encoding efflux transporter outer membrane subunit has protein sequence MTRRPLFLMAASALALGACAPTLQDAPPGAAVAPPTAWRTSLRVTAPVEQDWWNAFGDPALSRLVEQARRNNPDVRIAAARVEEARATELGSRGYLLPSLGAGVEGAIRREVSPFGQGQTIVAAQPAFRASYELDLFGKNAARVDAAEAGVAASAASEEAARLSVSAATATGYITLLALDKRLAVLEETLAARQEAVKFARDRAEVGYTSQLPLRQAEAEYQATAQLVPQLKAQIVRQENALSVLTGEVPGAIDRGGTLKDLRQPAPPETLPSELLRRRPDVAAAEYRIAALDARMRMARADFMPSIDLGVTAGVVLSDLLADPIGVWSLGGSILAPIFQGGRLQAQLDGATAQRDQAAFAYRSTVLNAFREVEDRMAALANLRDQENALAAQQTAVADALRHARNRYRAGYTPYIEQVDAQRALLGVELSLVQVKADELTAVVGLYEAVGGAPE, from the coding sequence GTGACGCGCAGACCGCTCTTCCTGATGGCCGCATCCGCCCTCGCCCTTGGCGCTTGCGCTCCCACTTTGCAGGATGCCCCGCCCGGCGCGGCGGTTGCGCCGCCGACGGCGTGGCGGACGAGCCTGCGGGTCACCGCCCCGGTCGAGCAGGACTGGTGGAACGCGTTCGGCGATCCGGCGCTGTCGCGTCTCGTCGAGCAGGCGCGGCGTAACAATCCCGACGTGCGGATCGCCGCGGCCCGTGTGGAGGAAGCGCGCGCGACCGAACTGGGTTCGCGCGGCTACCTCCTCCCCTCGCTTGGCGCAGGGGTCGAGGGCGCGATCCGGCGGGAGGTTTCCCCCTTCGGTCAGGGTCAGACGATCGTCGCCGCGCAGCCTGCGTTTCGTGCGTCCTACGAACTCGACCTGTTCGGCAAGAATGCTGCGCGCGTGGACGCCGCCGAGGCTGGTGTCGCCGCGAGCGCTGCGAGCGAAGAGGCCGCGCGACTTTCGGTGAGCGCGGCGACGGCCACCGGCTACATCACGCTCCTGGCGCTCGACAAGCGGCTGGCCGTACTGGAGGAAACTCTGGCGGCGCGGCAGGAGGCGGTGAAATTCGCCCGCGACCGGGCCGAAGTCGGCTATACCTCGCAGCTGCCGCTCCGCCAGGCCGAGGCCGAGTATCAAGCGACCGCCCAACTCGTCCCGCAACTCAAGGCGCAGATCGTGCGGCAGGAAAATGCCTTGTCGGTGCTGACAGGGGAAGTGCCGGGCGCCATCGACCGTGGCGGTACGCTGAAGGATTTGCGCCAGCCCGCTCCCCCCGAAACCTTGCCGTCCGAACTGCTGCGTCGCCGTCCCGATGTCGCGGCCGCGGAATATCGCATCGCGGCGCTCGACGCCAGAATGCGCATGGCCCGCGCCGATTTCATGCCCTCGATCGATCTGGGCGTGACGGCCGGTGTGGTGCTCTCCGACCTGCTTGCCGATCCCATTGGTGTATGGTCGCTGGGCGGCAGCATCCTCGCGCCGATCTTTCAGGGCGGTAGGTTGCAGGCACAGCTTGACGGTGCGACGGCGCAGCGCGATCAGGCCGCCTTTGCCTATCGCTCGACGGTCCTGAATGCCTTTCGCGAGGTCGAGGACCGCATGGCCGCGCTCGCCAATCTGAGAGATCAGGAAAATGCGCTCGCAGCCCAGCAGACGGCCGTGGCCGATGCGCTGCGCCACGCGCGCAATCGCTACCGCGCGGGTTACACGCCCTATATCGAGCAGGTCGATGCACAGCGCGCCCTGCTCGGGGTCGAGCTGTCACTGGTGCAGGTGAAGGCCGATGAGCTCACGGCTGTGGTGGGTCTTTACGAGGCCGTCGGCGGGGCGCCGGAATAA
- a CDS encoding TetR/AcrR family transcriptional regulator — protein MTERRGRGRPTGPDADTGAAISMAALHRFAAQGFEATSLREIAKDAGVDVALISYRFGGKTGLWKEIVSQASGDLRAALDQALGEMDGANAQDRLDHSARVFLAYLLDRPEVPRLLLRDITVDTDRSLWLLETLSLPLHRHFIALAQAAADERPTETEHLQFRVANFIYSAASTVARRERLSRLVADMGADMGDDAQFAAALEATLVEGALAL, from the coding sequence ATGACTGAACGACGCGGGCGCGGACGTCCGACAGGACCAGATGCGGATACCGGTGCGGCAATTTCCATGGCCGCGCTGCATCGCTTTGCAGCGCAGGGTTTCGAGGCGACGTCCCTGCGCGAAATCGCGAAGGATGCCGGCGTCGATGTCGCGCTGATTTCCTATCGCTTCGGCGGGAAGACCGGCCTGTGGAAGGAGATCGTTTCGCAGGCATCGGGCGACCTTCGCGCGGCGCTCGATCAGGCTCTCGGCGAGATGGACGGTGCGAATGCGCAGGACCGGCTGGACCATTCGGCACGCGTCTTTCTGGCCTATCTGCTCGATCGCCCGGAGGTGCCCCGGCTTTTGCTGCGTGACATCACCGTCGACACCGACCGGTCGCTATGGCTGCTCGAGACGCTTTCGCTACCGCTGCACCGCCATTTCATTGCCCTTGCGCAGGCCGCGGCGGACGAGCGGCCCACAGAAACGGAGCATCTGCAGTTCCGGGTCGCCAATTTCATCTATTCCGCCGCCAGCACGGTCGCGCGGCGCGAACGGCTGAGCAGGCTCGTCGCGGACATGGGGGCCGACATGGGGGATGACGCGCAATTCGCAGCGGCGCTGGAAGCGACGCTGGTGGAAGGAGCGCTGGCGCTGTGA
- a CDS encoding HlyD family secretion protein: MTNSTPSDIEEETITVETPAPEQETGWSPNPSRRRIVIAVAVILVGVFAALFAWGLPPFGGGDETTNNAYVCGRTTVVSPQVAGYLVEVPVVDFQRVKEGDLLARIDDAPFQEKVLQGAANTAAQQATLANSAQSLRSAQAQLELQDAAVASARAGLQKAQADMNRVAELVDEGSVSLRERDQARAALQQAQAGVRQAQAQRSIAAESVRSVTVGRGALEAQVAGAEASKGLAEFELSRTEIRAPRAGRLSEVTARVGQLVSAGTQLMYIVPDDLWVVANFKETQTANMAVGQRATLEIDALGGIVLSGRVQSIAPAASSEFSLVKPDTGAGNFVKVPQRIAVRIVLDKGQEAARRLGPGMSVIATVHTEDRS, encoded by the coding sequence ATGACGAATTCGACCCCGTCTGACATCGAAGAAGAGACCATCACCGTCGAAACGCCCGCGCCGGAGCAGGAGACAGGATGGTCGCCCAACCCCTCGCGCCGACGCATCGTAATCGCCGTCGCGGTCATTCTGGTCGGCGTGTTCGCCGCGCTTTTCGCCTGGGGCCTTCCACCCTTCGGCGGCGGCGACGAAACGACCAACAATGCCTATGTCTGCGGACGAACGACGGTGGTCAGCCCGCAGGTCGCGGGCTATCTCGTCGAGGTGCCGGTCGTGGATTTTCAGCGGGTGAAGGAGGGCGATCTGCTCGCCCGGATCGACGATGCCCCGTTCCAGGAAAAGGTCCTGCAGGGCGCTGCCAACACGGCGGCGCAACAGGCCACCCTCGCCAATAGCGCGCAGAGCCTGCGCTCGGCACAGGCGCAGCTCGAACTCCAGGATGCAGCGGTGGCGTCCGCGCGTGCCGGATTGCAGAAGGCGCAGGCCGACATGAACCGCGTTGCCGAACTGGTCGACGAAGGATCGGTGTCCCTGCGCGAACGCGATCAGGCGCGCGCGGCCCTGCAACAGGCGCAGGCCGGAGTGAGGCAGGCGCAGGCACAGCGCTCCATCGCGGCAGAGAGCGTGCGGTCGGTCACCGTCGGTCGAGGCGCTCTCGAAGCGCAGGTTGCCGGCGCGGAAGCGTCGAAAGGGCTGGCCGAATTCGAACTTTCACGCACGGAGATCCGCGCGCCTCGTGCCGGGCGGTTGAGCGAGGTTACCGCGCGCGTCGGTCAGCTTGTGAGCGCAGGCACGCAGCTCATGTATATCGTGCCCGACGATCTTTGGGTGGTGGCCAATTTCAAGGAAACGCAAACCGCGAACATGGCAGTGGGCCAGCGCGCAACGCTCGAGATCGACGCGCTGGGCGGTATCGTACTGTCCGGCCGCGTGCAGAGTATCGCACCTGCCGCCAGCAGCGAATTCAGCCTGGTGAAGCCGGACACGGGCGCAGGCAATTTTGTGAAGGTGCCCCAGCGTATCGCCGTCCGGATCGTGCTTGACAAGGGACAGGAAGCCGCCCGCCGGCTCGGCCCGGGCATGTCCGTCATCGCCACCGTCCATACGGAGGACAGGTCGTGA
- a CDS encoding MFS transporter: MTDHDTLIDHVGGYRFKPHEMPILPGSPANPDNPPGRRAAYLLIGMFMGLLAGAQNGFLLANSPALQAEFALTPVEAGWFTVAFYSTYATMSMLLFRVRQEFGIQPFVRWAMAGLVTANFVQMIEPGYYPELAARAVAGITASGLSALAIYYLMQGLPAAMRVGGLVISLGMTQVAFPLTRALSPALLVDGDITHVFQFQFALSLLGFGMVYLLRLPPGIRKKTFETLDIPSIALFIIGVAALCAFIIQGRIQWWDTPWLGYAMVVAIIGLGGCFLIEANRRSPMLDLSWLSSRSILALALTGATVRILVAEQGFGASGLFATLGYGNEQLTTYFWILTGATFGGMALSMARLDPKDLTRPVLFAILVIGVAAFVDTRTGTMTRPQDLYLTQAAIAFGAVFAMGPIMMEGLLRALAAGQSYVIGFIAIFSLSQSVGGLAGNALLSAFHTVRLKMHLIDAGGTLTLANPLLGQAIGNAARNAAPLQGDPALQQMTAAASVSQEVGREAAVLAFNDVFFLIGTLSAVTFVVVFVPWLINRIRGRNPLAKELAFLEAMLTRTRQ; encoded by the coding sequence GTGACCGACCACGACACGCTCATCGACCATGTCGGCGGCTATCGCTTCAAACCGCACGAAATGCCGATCCTTCCCGGGTCCCCGGCCAATCCCGACAACCCGCCGGGGCGCCGGGCGGCCTATCTGCTGATCGGCATGTTCATGGGATTGCTCGCCGGCGCGCAGAACGGTTTCCTCCTCGCCAATTCGCCCGCGTTGCAGGCCGAATTCGCGTTGACGCCCGTCGAAGCGGGCTGGTTCACGGTTGCGTTCTATTCGACCTATGCGACGATGAGCATGCTCTTGTTCCGGGTGCGGCAGGAATTCGGCATTCAGCCTTTCGTACGCTGGGCGATGGCAGGGCTGGTCACGGCCAATTTCGTGCAGATGATCGAGCCCGGATACTACCCCGAACTTGCTGCGCGGGCGGTTGCGGGCATTACGGCAAGCGGGCTGTCGGCGCTTGCCATCTACTATCTCATGCAGGGGTTGCCCGCCGCGATGCGCGTGGGCGGACTGGTGATTTCGCTGGGCATGACGCAGGTCGCATTCCCGCTCACCCGCGCGCTGTCTCCGGCCTTGCTGGTGGATGGCGACATCACCCATGTCTTTCAGTTTCAGTTCGCGCTGTCGCTGCTGGGTTTCGGTATGGTCTACCTGCTCCGCCTGCCACCGGGCATTCGCAAGAAGACTTTCGAGACGCTCGACATTCCCAGCATCGCGCTGTTCATCATCGGCGTTGCGGCGCTCTGTGCGTTCATCATTCAGGGCCGTATACAATGGTGGGACACGCCCTGGCTGGGCTATGCGATGGTCGTCGCGATCATCGGGTTGGGCGGGTGTTTTCTAATTGAGGCGAACCGCAGAAGCCCCATGCTCGACCTCAGCTGGCTGTCGAGCCGGTCCATTCTGGCGCTTGCGCTGACCGGTGCGACGGTGCGCATCCTTGTCGCGGAACAGGGCTTCGGAGCGAGCGGTCTGTTTGCCACGCTGGGGTATGGCAACGAACAATTGACCACCTATTTCTGGATCCTGACCGGGGCGACGTTCGGCGGCATGGCGTTGTCGATGGCGCGGCTCGACCCCAAGGATCTTACCCGGCCGGTGCTTTTCGCGATCCTCGTCATCGGCGTGGCCGCCTTCGTCGATACGCGCACGGGCACGATGACGCGGCCGCAGGATCTCTACCTCACGCAGGCCGCAATTGCGTTCGGGGCAGTTTTTGCCATGGGGCCGATCATGATGGAGGGCCTCTTGCGCGCGCTGGCCGCGGGACAGAGCTATGTCATCGGTTTCATTGCGATCTTCTCGCTCTCGCAATCGGTCGGCGGGCTTGCCGGGAACGCGCTCCTCTCCGCGTTTCACACGGTGCGGTTGAAGATGCATCTGATCGATGCCGGCGGCACGCTCACGCTTGCGAACCCGCTACTGGGACAGGCGATAGGCAATGCCGCGAGGAATGCCGCACCGCTTCAGGGCGATCCCGCGCTGCAACAGATGACCGCAGCAGCCAGCGTGTCGCAGGAAGTAGGGCGCGAAGCCGCGGTGCTCGCCTTCAACGACGTGTTTTTCCTTATCGGCACGCTTTCGGCGGTGACTTTCGTCGTCGTCTTTGTGCCCTGGCTCATCAACCGGATACGCGGGCGTAACCCGCTCGCCAAGGAATTGGCCTTCCTGGAGGCCATGCTCACAAGGACCAGACAATGA